One segment of Ureibacillus thermophilus DNA contains the following:
- a CDS encoding helix-turn-helix domain-containing protein, whose translation MSITVYEQTQKEIECAYLEKDKAKIEKETLNVLNFVIIMFINKFEERINKTIFDPDDFQLNEEYLLSEENHQELKQWVNRLSLMEFPINDEEFGKLIIELEQWYYKIGGKNLKIYYNENYLLTPKEAANMLSVSTVTIHKYMKQGLENLETRSHRKIPKHAVLLWKDSKYCILMQRIYHEKKLRNQTPEDRIKEAKHELLDLQLKYGVDTLEQAWKLVDEEKMDISEYYEWEALEDELRELEGKLKGKGIRE comes from the coding sequence ATGAGCATAACTGTATATGAACAAACACAAAAGGAGATTGAATGTGCTTATTTGGAAAAAGATAAAGCAAAGATTGAAAAAGAAACGTTGAATGTATTGAATTTTGTGATTATCATGTTCATCAACAAGTTTGAAGAGCGTATTAATAAGACTATTTTCGATCCAGATGATTTTCAATTGAATGAAGAATATTTGTTGTCTGAAGAAAATCATCAAGAGTTAAAACAGTGGGTTAATCGGCTATCATTGATGGAATTTCCTATAAATGATGAGGAATTTGGAAAACTAATAATTGAACTAGAGCAATGGTATTACAAAATTGGTGGTAAAAATTTGAAAATTTATTATAATGAAAATTATTTGCTGACACCGAAAGAGGCAGCAAATATGCTTAGCGTATCTACCGTAACAATTCATAAGTACATGAAACAGGGACTCGAGAACTTGGAGACACGTTCCCATCGAAAAATTCCGAAACACGCGGTTCTGTTATGGAAAGATTCGAAATATTGTATTTTGATGCAAAGGATTTATCATGAGAAAAAATTGCGAAATCAAACGCCGGAAGACCGTATTAAAGAGGCTAAACATGAATTGCTAGACTTGCAATTAAAGTACGGTGTGGACACTCTTGAACAGGCGTGGAAGCTAGTGGATGAAGAGAAGATGGACATCTCTGAATATTATGAATGGGAAGCTCTAGAAGATGAACTACGGGAGTTAGAGGGAAAACTCAAAGGGAAGGGAATCCGTGAGTAA
- a CDS encoding DNA polymerase thumb domain-containing protein, whose protein sequence is MRVTELNYTNFSPEKLHRLLPYRSIMCIDMRCFYASCMAMLHNLDPMKVPIAVVGNFEQKGSIVLAASPPMKKRFGIKTGSRLYEIPKHPDIRLFEPKMEFFVRMSMEITNLINQFVPKEAIHVYSVDESFVDLTGTEKFWGPPERTAKYIQDSIYRQFQIPSAVGIGPNMLMAKLALDLEAKKTDFAKWTYEDVPKKLWPVEPLSEMWGIGRRTERTLNHMGIFKVGDLAHADLGLLEKRFGILGNQLYYHAWGIDLSPLGAPLVEGQISFGKGQVLMRDYRTRSEILAVILEMCEDVARRAREAYQAGRTISLGVSYSKDAFGGGFHHARTMDEPTNDTMKIYEVCRELFDEHYAERPVRQIAISLSKLETERSMQLSFFDQQKWKRRKLGAAMDALRSKWGPTAVLRAVSYTEAGTALERAQLLGGHKK, encoded by the coding sequence ATGAGGGTAACGGAACTGAATTACACGAACTTTAGCCCCGAAAAATTGCATCGCCTTCTTCCGTATCGTTCGATTATGTGCATTGATATGCGCTGCTTTTATGCCAGCTGCATGGCGATGCTTCACAATTTAGATCCAATGAAAGTGCCGATTGCCGTTGTAGGAAACTTTGAGCAAAAGGGCAGCATCGTGCTTGCCGCCTCGCCACCGATGAAAAAACGTTTTGGCATCAAGACGGGTTCGCGCCTGTATGAAATCCCGAAACATCCCGATATTCGGCTGTTTGAACCGAAAATGGAGTTTTTTGTGCGGATGTCCATGGAGATTACCAATTTAATCAACCAATTCGTACCGAAAGAAGCGATTCATGTCTACAGTGTGGATGAAAGTTTCGTGGACTTGACGGGCACTGAAAAATTTTGGGGGCCGCCGGAAAGAACGGCAAAGTACATTCAAGACAGCATCTACCGACAATTTCAAATTCCAAGTGCGGTAGGGATAGGGCCCAATATGCTGATGGCAAAACTCGCCCTTGATTTAGAAGCAAAGAAAACAGACTTTGCCAAGTGGACTTACGAAGATGTGCCGAAAAAATTGTGGCCTGTTGAACCACTTTCGGAAATGTGGGGCATCGGCCGCCGCACAGAACGTACGTTGAATCACATGGGCATTTTTAAAGTAGGGGATTTAGCCCATGCAGATTTAGGGCTGCTTGAAAAACGCTTTGGTATTTTAGGCAATCAACTATACTACCACGCGTGGGGAATTGATTTATCTCCCCTTGGCGCACCTCTTGTAGAAGGGCAGATCAGCTTTGGCAAAGGGCAAGTGCTGATGAGGGATTATCGCACGCGCAGCGAAATCCTCGCCGTCATTTTAGAAATGTGTGAAGATGTGGCACGCCGGGCAAGAGAAGCCTATCAAGCAGGGAGAACCATTTCCCTCGGTGTAAGCTACAGCAAAGATGCTTTTGGAGGAGGTTTCCATCATGCCCGAACGATGGATGAACCGACGAATGATACGATGAAAATATATGAAGTATGCAGGGAACTGTTTGATGAACATTATGCAGAACGTCCGGTAAGGCAAATTGCCATCAGCCTTTCGAAATTGGAAACAGAACGCTCGATGCAATTAAGTTTTTTCGACCAGCAAAAATGGAAAAGGAGAAAACTCGGCGCCGCGATGGATGCTTTGCGCTCCAAATGGGGGCCGACTGCTGTGCTTCGAGCCGTTTCTTATACGGAGGCAGGAACGGCGCTTGAGAGGGCGCAACTTTTGGGCGGCCATAAAAAATAA
- a CDS encoding YolD-like family protein produces the protein MIRDRGNIKWNAMMLPEHVKMLREWREKDEREEKPVLDEWALQDLNEQLLIAYQNHYEVELKIWKKDRTSKETGKIAVLDNKRRICILEDGRSFPFESIYGATILE, from the coding sequence ATGATTCGAGACCGTGGAAATATTAAATGGAATGCAATGATGCTCCCGGAACACGTGAAAATGCTCCGGGAATGGAGAGAAAAAGATGAGCGCGAAGAAAAGCCGGTTTTGGATGAATGGGCGCTGCAAGATTTGAACGAGCAGCTTCTTATTGCCTATCAAAATCACTATGAAGTCGAATTAAAAATTTGGAAAAAGGACCGCACTTCTAAAGAGACAGGAAAGATTGCCGTCCTTGATAATAAACGGCGCATTTGCATATTGGAAGACGGCCGCTCTTTTCCTTTTGAATCCATCTATGGCGCTACCATTTTGGAATGA
- a CDS encoding NAD-dependent epimerase/dehydratase family protein → MKRILVTGALGQIGSELVRKLRFEYGKDNVLATDIREDKNHDGPFEVLDVLDALKMYEVAKKFNADTMIHLAALLSATAEIKPILAWELNMGGLLNALEVSKELNMQLFNPSSIAVFGPSTPKINTPQETLQRPTTMYGVNKVAGELLCDYYHLRYGVDVRGLRFPGLISPGTPPGGGTTDYAVEIYHKAVNEGSYTSYIAEGTYMDMMYMPDALNAIIDLMEADPAKLTVRNAYNVSAMSFDPSEIAAEIKKHIPHFEIKYDVDPVRQSIAESWPNSIDSSQAIADWGFNPIYDLQTMTIDMLDKIGGGITSKTPI, encoded by the coding sequence ATGAAAAGAATCCTTGTCACTGGTGCGCTTGGACAGATTGGTTCAGAATTGGTGAGAAAACTCCGATTTGAGTATGGAAAAGACAATGTATTGGCAACGGATATTCGGGAAGATAAAAATCATGACGGTCCCTTTGAAGTATTGGATGTGCTCGATGCATTAAAAATGTACGAAGTGGCGAAAAAATTCAATGCGGACACGATGATTCATTTGGCGGCATTACTTTCTGCAACGGCTGAAATCAAACCCATTCTTGCCTGGGAATTAAATATGGGCGGCTTGTTGAATGCATTGGAAGTATCAAAAGAATTAAATATGCAGCTCTTTAACCCAAGCTCCATCGCTGTCTTTGGACCATCAACGCCAAAAATCAATACCCCGCAAGAAACATTGCAGCGGCCAACAACGATGTATGGCGTCAATAAAGTAGCAGGGGAGCTATTATGCGATTATTATCACTTGCGCTACGGGGTAGATGTAAGAGGTCTCCGCTTTCCAGGGCTAATTTCACCGGGAACACCGCCTGGGGGAGGCACAACGGATTACGCAGTGGAAATTTATCATAAAGCGGTAAATGAAGGAAGCTACACTTCTTATATTGCTGAAGGGACTTATATGGATATGATGTATATGCCCGATGCTTTGAACGCGATTATCGATTTAATGGAAGCTGACCCTGCTAAATTAACCGTTCGCAATGCCTATAATGTTTCTGCCATGAGCTTTGACCCGTCGGAAATTGCAGCGGAAATCAAAAAACATATTCCTCATTTTGAAATTAAGTATGATGTTGATCCAGTGCGGCAAAGCATTGCAGAAAGCTGGCCAAATTCCATCGATTCATCCCAAGCCATTGCGGATTGGGGATTTAATCCGATTTATGATTTGCAGACAATGACAATTGATATGCTTGATAAAATCGGCGGCGGCATCACAAGCAAAACACCGATTTAA
- the trpB gene encoding tryptophan synthase subunit beta — protein MSKTLIQNGYYGNYGGSFVPDDVQKVLEKIAEEFAKVKDDPAFNEELNFYLKEYAGRETPLYFAKNLTEKLGGAKIYLKREDLNHTGSHKLNNVLGQILLAKRMGAKRIIAETGAGQHGVATATAAAMFGMECTIYMGAKDTKRQALNVFRMELLGAKVVAVDKGNGLLKEAVDEAFLDLVKNHDNTFYLLGSAVGPTPYPEIVEHFQSVISRESRAQHLEKEGKLPTAVVAAVGGGSNAAGAFSHYINDENVRLIGVEPAGAATLTKGSPGILHGFKSYVLQDEEGNLLETNSIAAGLDYPGVGPLHAYLHETGRGEYVTVTNEEVLEAFQVLSRTEGIIPALESSHAVAHTLKLAPTLSPEDTIIVNISGRGDKDVQQVFELLKNQ, from the coding sequence ATGAGCAAAACATTAATTCAAAATGGCTACTACGGAAACTATGGCGGCAGCTTCGTTCCGGATGATGTGCAAAAAGTGCTTGAAAAAATTGCAGAAGAATTTGCAAAAGTAAAAGACGACCCTGCTTTCAACGAAGAACTCAACTTTTATTTGAAAGAATACGCTGGCCGTGAAACACCTCTTTATTTTGCTAAAAACTTAACGGAAAAATTAGGCGGAGCAAAAATTTATTTAAAACGGGAAGATTTAAACCATACGGGCTCCCATAAATTAAACAATGTGCTTGGCCAAATTTTGCTTGCCAAACGTATGGGAGCTAAAAGAATCATCGCTGAAACGGGAGCAGGACAACATGGAGTTGCCACTGCTACAGCTGCTGCGATGTTCGGAATGGAATGTACAATCTACATGGGGGCAAAAGATACGAAACGCCAAGCGCTAAATGTATTCCGCATGGAGCTTCTTGGCGCAAAAGTTGTGGCGGTGGATAAAGGAAACGGCTTATTAAAAGAAGCGGTGGATGAGGCATTCCTAGATTTAGTGAAAAACCATGATAACACTTTCTATTTACTAGGTTCAGCAGTAGGCCCTACTCCATATCCTGAAATTGTTGAGCATTTCCAATCCGTTATTAGCCGTGAAAGCCGTGCGCAGCATTTAGAAAAAGAAGGCAAACTACCGACAGCAGTTGTAGCAGCGGTAGGCGGCGGAAGCAATGCGGCTGGCGCCTTCTCCCATTATATCAATGACGAAAACGTGCGTTTAATCGGTGTGGAACCTGCTGGCGCTGCAACGCTGACAAAAGGTTCCCCTGGCATTCTTCATGGTTTCAAAAGCTACGTTCTTCAAGATGAAGAAGGCAATTTGCTTGAAACAAACTCCATCGCTGCCGGCTTGGATTATCCAGGCGTCGGCCCACTTCACGCTTACTTGCATGAAACAGGACGCGGCGAATATGTAACAGTTACAAATGAGGAAGTGCTGGAAGCTTTCCAAGTATTATCAAGGACAGAAGGCATTATTCCTGCCCTTGAAAGCTCCCATGCCGTTGCTCACACATTAAAACTTGCACCGACTTTATCACCTGAAGACACAATCATCGTCAATATTTCCGGACGCGGCGATAAAGACGTGCAACAAGTATTTGAATTGCTCAAAAATCAATAA
- the trpA gene encoding tryptophan synthase subunit alpha: MSRIKEAILETNLQGHKAFIPYIMAGDGGLETLKPTILKLQELGVTAIEVGIPFTDPVADGPTIEEAGRRALAKGTTLRKVLETLATFADEVAIPLVAMTYLNPILAYGIDDFAKDAYKAGIRGVIIPDMPLEESELVHPSLQAAGIDLVQLVSLTSTPGRIEKLTKASEGFIYAVTVNGITGARSSFEGNLEDHFKTIQSYTDTPVLAGFGISTPEHVKQFGSFTSGVIVGSKIVDCLTKGDWETIENLVKASKAVPLA; encoded by the coding sequence ATGAGCCGAATCAAAGAAGCCATTTTAGAAACCAATCTTCAAGGCCATAAAGCATTTATTCCTTACATCATGGCAGGCGATGGCGGGCTTGAAACGTTGAAACCGACCATTTTAAAACTTCAAGAACTAGGAGTCACAGCCATTGAAGTGGGCATCCCTTTCACCGACCCGGTTGCTGATGGGCCAACGATTGAAGAAGCAGGCCGACGAGCTTTGGCAAAGGGAACGACTTTGCGAAAAGTGCTTGAAACCCTTGCAACATTTGCAGATGAAGTTGCCATTCCTTTAGTGGCAATGACGTATTTGAATCCGATTTTAGCTTATGGAATTGATGACTTTGCAAAAGATGCATATAAAGCAGGTATCCGCGGCGTTATTATTCCGGATATGCCATTAGAGGAAAGCGAGTTAGTCCATCCCTCTTTACAAGCGGCTGGCATTGATTTAGTGCAGCTTGTGTCACTTACAAGTACACCGGGGCGGATTGAAAAACTCACAAAAGCAAGCGAAGGATTCATTTATGCGGTGACCGTCAACGGCATCACTGGCGCCCGTTCCTCTTTTGAAGGAAATTTGGAAGATCATTTCAAAACAATTCAAAGCTACACGGATACGCCGGTTTTAGCGGGATTCGGCATCTCCACCCCTGAACACGTAAAGCAATTTGGCTCCTTTACAAGCGGCGTCATTGTGGGAAGCAAAATTGTCGATTGTTTGACAAAAGGCGATTGGGAGACAATTGAAAACCTTGTGAAAGCTTCGAAGGCTGTTCCTTTGGCTTAA
- the trpB gene encoding tryptophan synthase subunit beta — protein sequence MTTTVKGKFGRFGGQFVPETLMTALQELEEAYEHYKHDESFQQELRYYLKDYVGRETPLYFAERLTEYCGGAKIYLKREDLNHTGAHKINNALGQALLAKKMGKTKIVAETGAGQHGVATATACALLGMECIVFMGAEDVKRQALNVFRMELLGTKVVAVEKGSRTLKDAVNEALRYWVTNVETTHYILGSAMGPHPFPTIVRDFQRVIGDETKKQILEKENRLPDAVVACIGGGSNSIGMFYPFVEDKEVALYGVEAAGKGFETGKHAAAINAGKTGVLHGAYMYLLQDENGFVQEAHSISAGLDYPGVGPEHCYLHETGRAKYVMATDEEALEAVKLLCRTEGILPALESAHAVHYAAELAKTMRKDQIVVVCLSGRGDKDVHTIYDALGGDLA from the coding sequence ATGACGACAACCGTAAAAGGCAAATTCGGTCGTTTTGGAGGACAATTTGTGCCGGAAACCTTAATGACTGCTTTGCAAGAACTGGAAGAAGCTTATGAACATTATAAACACGATGAGTCTTTTCAACAGGAACTCCGCTACTATTTAAAAGACTACGTCGGCAGAGAAACGCCCCTCTATTTTGCGGAACGGCTCACTGAATATTGCGGCGGCGCCAAAATTTATTTAAAACGGGAAGATTTGAACCATACCGGCGCACATAAAATCAACAATGCCCTCGGCCAGGCATTGCTTGCCAAAAAAATGGGCAAAACGAAAATTGTGGCTGAAACAGGCGCCGGCCAACACGGTGTAGCGACAGCAACCGCCTGCGCCCTTCTTGGAATGGAATGCATCGTTTTTATGGGAGCAGAAGATGTGAAACGCCAAGCATTAAACGTATTCCGTATGGAGCTTTTAGGCACAAAAGTCGTGGCTGTTGAAAAAGGATCCAGAACGTTGAAAGATGCGGTGAACGAAGCCTTGCGCTACTGGGTGACGAATGTAGAAACAACCCACTACATTTTAGGTTCTGCGATGGGGCCCCATCCCTTCCCTACCATCGTTCGCGATTTCCAAAGAGTCATCGGGGATGAAACGAAAAAACAAATTTTAGAAAAGGAAAACCGCCTTCCTGACGCTGTTGTAGCCTGCATCGGAGGCGGCAGCAATTCCATCGGGATGTTTTATCCTTTTGTAGAAGACAAGGAAGTTGCATTATATGGCGTGGAAGCTGCCGGAAAAGGATTTGAAACCGGCAAACATGCAGCGGCCATCAATGCTGGAAAAACAGGTGTACTGCACGGCGCTTATATGTATTTATTGCAAGATGAAAACGGATTTGTGCAAGAAGCCCACTCCATTTCTGCAGGTCTTGACTACCCAGGAGTTGGTCCTGAACATTGCTATTTGCATGAAACCGGCCGCGCAAAATATGTCATGGCAACAGATGAGGAGGCGCTTGAAGCCGTAAAGCTTCTTTGCCGAACAGAAGGTATTCTCCCTGCCCTTGAAAGCGCCCATGCCGTTCACTATGCGGCAGAGCTAGCCAAAACGATGAGGAAAGACCAAATCGTTGTCGTTTGTTTATCCGGCCGCGGCGACAAAGACGTGCACACGATTTACGATGCCCTTGGAGGTGACTTAGCATGA
- a CDS encoding phosphoribosylanthranilate isomerase — protein sequence MTKVKICGLKENVHVHCAVNAGSDFVGFVFAPSKRQISIEKARELAKLVPNHVKKVGVFVNPTIEEVREAFESVPLDYVQYHGNEDPNFINQLGYPSIKAFSIRDKDDVEKASKFNVDYYLFDAPGTDYAGGSGNTFDWSLLDQLSIPREKVILAGGLNAANVNQAIATVQPFAVDVSSGVEQHGKKSCELIQSFIQAVKTSKRS from the coding sequence ATGACAAAAGTGAAAATTTGCGGGTTAAAAGAAAACGTGCATGTGCATTGCGCCGTCAATGCTGGATCGGATTTTGTAGGCTTCGTGTTTGCGCCGAGCAAGAGGCAAATTTCCATCGAGAAAGCCAGGGAACTGGCAAAACTGGTGCCAAACCATGTGAAGAAAGTCGGCGTCTTTGTTAATCCGACCATAGAGGAAGTAAGAGAAGCTTTTGAAAGCGTACCACTTGATTATGTGCAATACCATGGCAATGAAGATCCGAACTTTATTAACCAATTAGGCTACCCTTCTATTAAAGCCTTTTCCATCCGGGATAAGGATGATGTGGAGAAAGCTAGCAAGTTTAACGTAGATTACTATTTATTCGATGCACCTGGAACAGACTACGCCGGTGGGAGCGGAAATACATTTGACTGGTCCCTTTTAGATCAACTTTCCATCCCAAGGGAGAAAGTGATTCTGGCAGGAGGACTCAACGCGGCAAATGTCAATCAAGCCATTGCAACGGTTCAACCTTTTGCAGTGGATGTATCAAGCGGCGTTGAGCAACACGGCAAAAAGAGCTGCGAACTGATTCAATCCTTTATCCAAGCTGTAAAAACTTCAAAAAGGAGCTAA
- the trpC gene encoding indole-3-glycerol phosphate synthase TrpC, whose amino-acid sequence MTILDTIIEHKKNILPKLQETKPDWNVPIVKRPSLYDLLRKSDTLQIIAEMKRASPSKGIINANADPVEQAKRYEKAGSACISVLTEEKFFKGSFEDLANIAKNVNLPILNKDFIIDKVQVDYALRSGASVILLIVAALEDVTLAELYEYAESLGLEVLVEVHNEEELERALRLRPKLLGVNNRDLKTFHVDLAQTEKLAEMIKRYPDIAFISESGIFQKADAERVANAGARGILVGESLMRSGNPEDTLKSFQIKLPALEDVER is encoded by the coding sequence ATGACAATTTTAGATACGATTATTGAACATAAAAAAAACATTTTACCGAAATTGCAAGAAACAAAGCCGGATTGGAACGTTCCCATCGTGAAACGCCCTTCGTTATATGATTTGCTCAGAAAATCGGACACCTTGCAAATCATTGCAGAAATGAAACGGGCCTCTCCTTCCAAAGGCATTATTAATGCCAATGCAGATCCGGTGGAGCAAGCAAAACGCTATGAAAAAGCAGGATCCGCTTGCATTTCCGTACTGACGGAAGAAAAATTTTTCAAAGGCTCATTTGAAGATTTGGCGAACATTGCAAAAAATGTAAATCTGCCAATCTTAAATAAAGATTTTATTATTGATAAAGTACAAGTTGATTACGCACTGCGGTCAGGTGCATCCGTCATTCTTCTCATTGTGGCGGCATTAGAGGACGTAACGCTTGCTGAATTGTATGAATACGCTGAAAGTTTAGGGCTGGAAGTGCTTGTGGAGGTGCACAACGAAGAAGAATTGGAGCGCGCCCTTCGCCTCCGCCCGAAACTTCTTGGCGTAAACAACCGAGATTTAAAAACCTTTCATGTGGATTTAGCCCAAACCGAAAAGCTTGCAGAAATGATTAAACGCTATCCGGACATTGCTTTCATTAGCGAAAGCGGCATTTTTCAAAAAGCAGATGCAGAACGAGTGGCAAATGCAGGAGCCCGAGGAATTCTAGTTGGAGAGTCTCTTATGAGAAGCGGCAACCCAGAGGACACGTTAAAATCATTCCAAATCAAACTTCCTGCCCTAGAGGATGTAGAGCGATGA
- the trpD gene encoding anthranilate phosphoribosyltransferase has product MNIQAFTKRVQQKEDLSYDEMIQAVELIFAEKTPKEDIAEFLLALREKGETAEEVAALSIVMKSNAIKIPVPKGSYIDNCGTGGDGLHTFNISTTSAFVLASNGVKVAKHGNRKISSSSGSTDVLEALGIHNDFTAEESAQLLEQEGIAFLYAPNVHPKLKRIGEVRRAIGKPTIFNLVGPLTNPVDLECQLVGISRPDFVEEYAKVLRILGRKRAIVVSGSNGMDEASLDQKNYAVILENGEIKPLSINIEELGLQPATICHLRGGTPEENANILKDLLKGNRSPYYDAVVLNAALGFFAYGAVESLKDGVFIARDAIESGRAYEKLEAVIEFSQNIIKEQSR; this is encoded by the coding sequence ATGAACATTCAAGCTTTTACAAAACGTGTTCAACAAAAAGAAGATTTGTCTTACGATGAGATGATCCAAGCCGTTGAACTCATTTTTGCAGAGAAAACGCCAAAAGAAGACATCGCGGAATTTTTATTGGCTCTTCGCGAAAAAGGCGAAACCGCGGAAGAAGTTGCTGCCCTTTCCATCGTAATGAAATCCAATGCCATCAAAATCCCCGTTCCAAAAGGGTCTTATATTGACAATTGCGGCACTGGAGGCGATGGACTTCATACATTCAACATCAGCACCACTTCCGCCTTTGTGTTGGCAAGCAACGGTGTGAAAGTCGCAAAACATGGTAACCGAAAAATTTCTAGTTCTTCCGGCAGCACGGATGTGTTGGAAGCATTGGGCATACACAATGATTTCACTGCCGAAGAATCTGCTCAGTTGCTAGAACAGGAAGGCATCGCTTTTCTATACGCTCCTAATGTTCACCCGAAACTGAAACGCATTGGCGAAGTTCGTCGAGCCATTGGAAAACCAACCATTTTTAACTTAGTAGGTCCTCTGACAAATCCGGTCGATTTAGAATGTCAACTTGTCGGCATTAGCCGTCCTGATTTTGTTGAAGAATATGCAAAAGTGCTGCGCATTTTAGGAAGAAAACGGGCGATTGTTGTATCTGGTTCCAATGGAATGGATGAAGCTTCTCTTGACCAAAAAAACTATGCGGTGATTTTGGAAAATGGAGAAATTAAACCTCTTTCCATCAACATTGAAGAATTAGGATTGCAGCCCGCTACAATTTGCCATCTTCGCGGTGGTACGCCAGAAGAAAATGCGAATATTTTAAAAGACTTGTTGAAAGGAAATCGCTCGCCTTATTACGATGCAGTGGTATTAAATGCAGCGCTCGGGTTCTTTGCATACGGTGCCGTTGAATCTTTGAAAGATGGCGTTTTTATAGCGCGCGATGCGATTGAATCCGGCCGAGCTTACGAGAAGCTTGAAGCAGTCATTGAATTCAGCCAAAACATCATAAAGGAGCAATCCCGCTAA
- a CDS encoding QueT transporter family protein yields MKTKFLAVSAIIAALYIAVTYTLSFLSFGDIQFRIAEIFNHLIAFNPRYMLGVVLGVFISNLFSPLGWFDLVFGVAHSLICLTTLIIISKFVKNIVYRMLMNSFVFTFMMWIIALELKLALDLPFWLSWLSTAIGEAVVLLIGIPIMKLLDKRLNFKNLIDS; encoded by the coding sequence ATGAAAACAAAATTCTTAGCAGTATCTGCAATTATTGCTGCACTATATATCGCCGTAACTTATACGCTCTCTTTTTTGAGCTTCGGTGATATTCAATTTCGCATTGCGGAAATTTTTAACCATTTAATCGCCTTCAATCCCCGCTATATGTTAGGGGTTGTGCTGGGAGTGTTTATTTCAAACTTATTCTCTCCTCTTGGCTGGTTCGATTTAGTGTTCGGCGTAGCCCACTCCCTCATCTGTTTAACGACTCTTATCATCATTAGCAAATTTGTAAAAAACATTGTTTATCGTATGTTGATGAACTCTTTTGTCTTTACTTTCATGATGTGGATTATCGCCTTGGAATTAAAGTTGGCGCTTGATCTTCCTTTCTGGCTTTCATGGCTTTCGACGGCCATCGGAGAAGCTGTCGTGCTGCTTATTGGCATTCCGATTATGAAATTGCTTGATAAACGATTAAACTTTAAAAATTTAATCGATTCATGA
- a CDS encoding ABC transporter substrate-binding protein gives MKSSMKKLSFLLLGLLLLLAACGGNDNTSEKDESKGTDTKTEETKTYKIGVTQIVEHPSLNAAYQGFQDALKDAGLNVEYDYQLAQNDNSLNTQIAQNLASAGVDLIFANSTPSAQAAKNVTSDIPIVFTSVTDPVAAQLIDSIESPGGNVTGTIDLHPDAIKTTVEFMKNELGIEKVGMIYNAGEQNSVAQVNQVREIADSLGMKVETTTVAQSSETKQAAESLVGKVDAFYIITDNTVVSALESVIQVAESNKLPLVVGEFDSVRRGGLLAFGFEYYDIGYQAGQMAVKILKGEATPADIPAEYPNTLKLVMNKDVVEKLGIEVKDEWNAELVETEN, from the coding sequence ATGAAGAGCAGTATGAAAAAGCTATCATTTTTATTGCTCGGTTTATTGCTGCTTTTAGCTGCTTGCGGCGGTAATGACAATACATCTGAAAAAGATGAAAGCAAAGGTACTGATACGAAAACAGAAGAAACAAAAACTTACAAAATTGGTGTAACGCAAATTGTTGAACACCCATCTTTAAACGCAGCATACCAAGGATTCCAAGATGCGTTGAAAGATGCGGGATTAAATGTTGAATATGATTATCAGCTTGCCCAAAACGACAATAGTTTAAATACGCAAATTGCCCAAAACTTAGCAAGTGCAGGAGTTGATTTAATCTTTGCGAACTCCACTCCATCTGCACAAGCGGCAAAAAATGTAACATCTGATATTCCAATCGTTTTCACATCTGTAACAGATCCTGTTGCAGCACAATTAATCGATTCTATTGAATCTCCTGGAGGCAACGTGACAGGTACAATCGACCTGCATCCAGATGCTATTAAAACAACAGTAGAATTCATGAAAAATGAATTAGGCATTGAAAAAGTCGGCATGATTTACAATGCTGGGGAACAAAACTCTGTTGCACAAGTGAACCAAGTAAGAGAAATTGCTGATTCATTAGGAATGAAAGTGGAAACTACAACAGTAGCCCAAAGTTCAGAAACTAAACAAGCAGCAGAATCTTTAGTAGGCAAAGTGGATGCATTCTACATTATCACAGACAACACAGTTGTATCAGCTCTTGAATCTGTAATCCAAGTAGCAGAAAGCAATAAATTGCCGCTTGTTGTGGGCGAATTTGACTCTGTAAGACGCGGCGGATTATTGGCATTTGGATTTGAATACTATGACATCGGTTACCAAGCTGGTCAAATGGCTGTGAAAATTTTGAAGGGTGAAGCAACACCAGCAGACATTCCAGCAGAATATCCAAATACTTTAAAACTTGTTATGAACAAAGATGTTGTAGAAAAACTTGGCATTGAAGTAAAAGATGAATGGAATGCAGAGCTTGTAGAAACAGAAAATTAA